Proteins encoded within one genomic window of Bacillus thuringiensis:
- the bshB2 gene encoding bacillithiol biosynthesis deacetylase BshB2, producing the protein MKNERHVLIVFPHPDDESYCVAGTILAYAQRKVPLTYVCLTLGEMGRAMGNPPFATRESLYAIREKELKRATNILGIKDLRMMGYRDKTLEFETPGELRRVIQKCVEEVNPSLVISFYPGYAVHPDHDATGEAVAEALATIPANKRPTFYAVAFSNNHEAEIGPPHFKNEVKEYVPKKLEALQAHASQFATKVTELKREYEDGVPETVEWLEREPFWIYPFKDKNK; encoded by the coding sequence ATAAAAAATGAACGCCACGTTTTAATTGTTTTTCCCCACCCAGATGATGAGTCATATTGCGTGGCAGGTACAATTTTAGCTTATGCGCAGCGAAAGGTTCCTCTAACTTATGTTTGCTTAACGTTAGGTGAAATGGGGAGAGCGATGGGAAATCCTCCTTTTGCAACACGTGAATCATTATATGCTATAAGAGAGAAAGAACTAAAGAGGGCTACAAATATTTTAGGTATTAAAGATTTACGTATGATGGGATATCGTGATAAAACTCTTGAATTTGAAACTCCTGGAGAGTTAAGACGTGTAATACAAAAATGTGTGGAAGAAGTGAATCCTTCGTTGGTCATTTCTTTTTATCCTGGATATGCAGTTCATCCAGATCATGATGCAACAGGAGAAGCGGTGGCTGAGGCGTTAGCTACTATTCCGGCAAATAAAAGGCCAACATTTTATGCGGTAGCTTTTTCAAATAATCATGAAGCGGAAATAGGTCCGCCACATTTTAAAAATGAAGTGAAAGAATATGTTCCAAAAAAGCTAGAAGCATTGCAAGCACATGCATCACAATTTGCGACTAAAGTAACGGAACTAAAAAGAGAGTATGAAGATGGTGTACCGGAAACAGTCGAGTGGTTAGAAAGAGAACCGTTTTGGATATATCCATTCAAAGATAAGAATAAGTGA
- a CDS encoding GntR family transcriptional regulator: MSAKYKQIADVLEQNIRDGFFNETKKLPTEEALMNRFEVSRNTIRKVISQLVNRGYIFQVQGSGMFLRETSVTDYINLGSLRGLTKNLVSQNIETKVLGLEVIDADEEIAKRMQCEAGTRLYFLKRLRIVDAKPFSIEVSYFKKDIIPYLNEEIALSSVYSYFIEDLRLNIGFADKVISCEKANKENAQLLELNEGDPALLIENTVCLVNGTIFELSQSMFHYEKAKLLNRINFK; this comes from the coding sequence ATGAGTGCAAAGTATAAACAGATTGCAGATGTGTTAGAGCAAAACATTCGAGATGGGTTTTTTAATGAAACGAAAAAACTACCTACAGAAGAAGCGTTGATGAATCGATTTGAAGTAAGCCGTAATACGATACGTAAAGTAATTAGTCAGCTTGTGAATAGAGGTTATATTTTTCAAGTACAAGGTAGTGGTATGTTTTTACGCGAAACTTCTGTAACAGATTACATTAATTTAGGAAGTTTACGTGGATTAACGAAGAATCTTGTTTCACAAAATATTGAAACGAAAGTGTTAGGGCTGGAAGTAATAGATGCGGACGAAGAGATAGCAAAGCGGATGCAATGCGAAGCTGGAACTAGGTTGTATTTTTTGAAGCGCTTAAGAATTGTAGATGCTAAGCCATTCTCTATTGAAGTAAGTTATTTCAAAAAGGATATTATTCCATATTTGAACGAAGAAATAGCATTAAGCTCTGTATACAGTTATTTCATTGAAGATTTACGATTAAATATTGGTTTTGCTGATAAAGTTATTAGTTGTGAAAAAGCAAATAAAGAAAATGCACAGCTTTTAGAATTAAATGAAGGTGATCCGGCGCTTCTTATTGAAAATACAGTTTGTCTTGTAAACGGGACAATTTTCGAATTATCCCAATCGATGTTTCATTATGAAAAGGCCAAACTTTTAAATCGGATCAATTTCAAGTGA
- a CDS encoding glycoside hydrolase family 1 protein — protein MKFSHDFLFGAASASYQVEGAWNEDGKGVTNWDEFSKIPGKTYNGTNGDVAVDHYHRYKEDVRLMAEMGLESYRFSISWARILPTGDGEVNEKGIEFYNNLIDECLKYGIVPFVTLYHWDLPLALEKDGGWTNKRTAEAFVKYAEICFKAFGDRVKHWITFNETVMFCGLGYLKGAHPPGIQNDVPKYFQATHYVFYAHAKTVAVYKQLKQYGEIGITHVFLPAYSVDGQKENILAAKHANEYETYWYYDPVLKGEYPSYVVQQLKKKGWTPNWTVEELEIIKQNAEKNDFIGLNYYQPIRVERYDMDINGGEHSRENSTLAPGNPSFDGFYRTVKMDDKTYTKWGWEISPEGFLDGLHMLKERYGDIKMYVTENGLGDEDPIIDGEIVDVPRIKFIEEHLKVIKRAIEEGINLKGYYAWSVIDLLSWLNGYKKQYGFIFVDHNDNLKRKKKLSFHWYKHVIETRGEEL, from the coding sequence ATGAAGTTTTCACATGATTTTTTATTCGGAGCTGCTTCAGCTTCTTACCAAGTAGAAGGTGCATGGAATGAAGATGGAAAAGGTGTTACGAATTGGGATGAGTTTTCAAAAATTCCTGGCAAAACATACAATGGAACAAATGGTGATGTAGCTGTTGATCATTATCATCGATATAAGGAAGATGTTCGTTTAATGGCTGAAATGGGGTTAGAATCGTACCGTTTTTCTATTTCTTGGGCGAGAATATTGCCGACTGGAGATGGAGAGGTGAATGAAAAAGGAATCGAATTTTATAACAACTTAATTGATGAATGTTTAAAATATGGGATTGTACCGTTTGTCACTTTATATCATTGGGATTTACCATTAGCGTTAGAAAAAGATGGTGGATGGACGAATAAACGAACAGCAGAAGCTTTCGTGAAATACGCAGAAATTTGTTTTAAGGCATTTGGTGATAGAGTTAAACATTGGATTACTTTTAATGAGACAGTAATGTTTTGTGGATTAGGTTATTTAAAAGGTGCACATCCACCAGGAATACAAAATGATGTTCCAAAGTATTTTCAAGCGACGCATTATGTATTTTATGCGCATGCGAAAACAGTTGCGGTGTACAAACAGCTGAAACAATATGGGGAAATTGGTATTACTCATGTTTTCTTACCTGCTTATAGTGTGGATGGTCAAAAAGAAAATATACTGGCAGCAAAGCATGCGAATGAATATGAAACGTATTGGTATTATGATCCAGTTTTAAAAGGTGAGTATCCGTCTTATGTTGTACAACAATTAAAGAAAAAAGGATGGACTCCTAATTGGACGGTTGAAGAATTAGAAATCATTAAACAAAATGCTGAAAAGAATGATTTTATTGGCTTAAATTATTATCAACCAATACGAGTAGAAAGATACGATATGGATATAAATGGTGGGGAGCATTCTCGAGAAAACTCAACACTTGCTCCAGGTAATCCTTCTTTTGATGGTTTTTATCGAACAGTTAAAATGGATGATAAAACATATACGAAATGGGGATGGGAAATATCTCCCGAAGGTTTCTTAGATGGATTGCATATGTTGAAAGAGCGTTACGGTGATATAAAGATGTATGTAACGGAAAATGGACTTGGTGATGAAGATCCGATCATTGATGGAGAAATTGTAGATGTTCCGAGAATTAAATTTATTGAAGAGCATTTAAAAGTAATAAAGCGTGCAATTGAAGAGGGGATTAATTTAAAAGGTTATTATGCATGGTCAGTAATTGACCTTTTAAGTTGGTTAAATGGATACAAAAAGCAATATGGCTTTATTTTTGTCGATCATAATGATAACTTAAAACGTAAGAAGAAACTTTCGTTTCATTGGTATAAACATGTGATCGAAACGAGAGGAGAAGAGTTATAA
- the plcA gene encoding phosphatidylinositol diacylglycerol-lyase, giving the protein MSNKKLLLKLFICSTIFITFVFALHDKRVVAASSVNELENWSKWMQPIPDNIPLARISIPGTHDSGTFKLQNPIKQVWGMTQEYDFRYQMDHGARIFDIRGRLTDDNTIVLHHGPLYLYVTLHEFINEAKQFLKDNPSETIIMSLKKEYEDMKGAEGSFSNVFEKKYFVDPIFLKTEGNIKLGDARGKIVLLKRYGGSNESGGYNNFYWPDNETFTTTVNQNVNVTVQDKYKVSYDEKVKSIKDTINETMNNSEDLHHLYINFTSLSSGGTAWNSPYYYASYINPEIANYIKQKNPTRVGWIIQDYINEKWSPLLYQEVIRANESLIKE; this is encoded by the coding sequence ATGAGCAATAAGAAGTTACTTTTGAAATTATTCATATGTAGTACAATATTTATCACATTTGTATTTGCTTTACATGATAAGAGAGTCGTTGCGGCTAGCTCTGTTAATGAGCTTGAAAATTGGTCAAAGTGGATGCAACCTATACCTGATAATATCCCGTTAGCACGAATTTCAATTCCAGGAACACATGATAGTGGAACGTTCAAGTTGCAAAATCCGATTAAGCAAGTATGGGGAATGACGCAAGAATATGATTTTCGCTACCAAATGGATCATGGAGCTAGAATTTTTGATATAAGAGGACGTTTAACAGATGATAATACGATAGTTCTTCATCATGGGCCATTATATCTTTATGTAACCCTGCACGAATTCATAAACGAAGCGAAACAATTTCTAAAAGATAATCCAAGTGAAACGATTATTATGTCTTTAAAAAAAGAGTATGAGGATATGAAAGGGGCAGAAGGTTCATTTAGTAATGTGTTTGAAAAAAAATATTTTGTTGATCCTATCTTTTTAAAAACAGAAGGAAATATAAAATTGGGAGATGCTCGTGGGAAAATTGTACTACTAAAAAGATATGGTGGTAGTAATGAATCTGGAGGATATAATAATTTTTATTGGCCAGATAATGAGACCTTTACGACAACTGTAAATCAAAATGTAAATGTAACAGTACAAGATAAATATAAAGTGAGTTATGATGAGAAAGTAAAATCTATTAAAGATACGATCAATGAAACGATGAATAATAGTGAGGATTTGCATCATCTATATATTAATTTTACAAGTTTGTCTTCTGGTGGTACAGCATGGAATAGTCCATATTACTACGCCTCTTACATAAATCCTGAAATTGCAAACTATATAAAACAAAAGAATCCTACAAGAGTAGGTTGGATCATTCAAGATTATATAAATGAAAAGTGGTCACCATTGCTGTATCAAGAAGTTATAAGAGCGAATGAGTCACTTATAAAAGAATAA
- a CDS encoding S8 family peptidase: MKIFQKMCASTVIITTLLGIGGNVNSVHADSTEQQSKLGIEQETDKQIIVKFKADLDLPYEDGIEKQIQSQTNDKVIKNLLAEYPDVTFTRLFTSVSPKQIQNLEVKAPNHISTSLLNYYILQTQNSGHEEELVDKLKTSSLIEDVYMKKQEKITPPEVQPLSVSFNPNNNPRYEKQGYLEAAPYGINAPFAWGVQGGKGSDVTFVDMEYGWLLNHEDLVHQNIELMSGRNIDQHVGHGTSVLGIVSSEDNKVGNIGIAPKAKAKVISQIRDNGQYNTADAILSAVNQLEAGDVLLLEAQASFDGYGDKYLPVEVQPDIFDAIRAGTDKGVVIVEAGANGWNDLDQFKDRNGKQILNRNSKDFKDSGAIMVGAGSSSFPHERMWFSNYGSRIDVYGWGENVDTTTAEQSRSAINLYTPSFSGTSSASPIIAGAATLVQSIAKENLGQPYRPSELRAILSNQNTGTKSKDPYADKIGVLPDLKSILVNLGYEQRKPNGGNELQVIENEPNNEPRQANKVNFHTPVKGTLHNSDRVDVFTFQIDSPENINISLLNEQNIGMTWVLHHESDLNNYVAYGENEGNVVKGTYNAKPGKYYLYVYKYENKDGSYILNIK; this comes from the coding sequence ATGAAAATATTTCAAAAAATGTGTGCGTCAACTGTAATCATTACAACACTTTTAGGAATAGGAGGCAATGTCAATAGTGTACATGCTGATTCTACAGAACAGCAGAGTAAATTAGGAATAGAACAAGAAACAGATAAGCAAATCATTGTAAAATTTAAAGCGGATTTGGATTTGCCATATGAAGATGGTATTGAAAAACAAATACAATCTCAAACGAATGATAAAGTAATAAAAAATCTTTTGGCAGAATACCCAGATGTAACATTTACTCGTTTATTCACATCTGTAAGCCCGAAGCAAATACAAAACCTTGAAGTGAAAGCACCTAATCATATATCTACAAGTTTATTAAACTACTATATTCTTCAAACTCAAAATAGTGGGCATGAAGAAGAACTAGTAGATAAGTTAAAGACATCTTCTTTAATAGAAGATGTCTATATGAAGAAACAAGAAAAAATAACACCACCGGAGGTACAACCATTAAGTGTATCTTTTAATCCGAATAACAACCCTAGATATGAAAAACAAGGTTATCTTGAAGCAGCACCATACGGTATTAATGCGCCTTTCGCCTGGGGAGTTCAAGGTGGTAAGGGAAGCGATGTCACCTTTGTTGATATGGAATATGGATGGTTATTAAATCATGAGGATTTAGTACATCAAAATATTGAATTAATGTCTGGAAGAAATATAGATCAGCATGTCGGTCATGGGACGTCTGTACTAGGAATTGTATCCTCTGAGGACAATAAAGTTGGGAATATTGGGATTGCGCCAAAAGCGAAAGCAAAGGTTATCTCTCAAATAAGAGATAACGGACAGTATAATACAGCTGATGCAATATTAAGTGCTGTAAATCAGTTAGAAGCTGGGGATGTTTTATTGTTAGAGGCACAAGCATCTTTCGATGGATATGGTGATAAATATTTACCTGTTGAAGTACAACCAGATATCTTTGATGCGATTCGTGCTGGTACAGATAAAGGTGTTGTCATTGTAGAAGCTGGAGCAAATGGTTGGAATGATTTAGATCAATTTAAAGATAGAAATGGTAAACAAATTTTAAATCGTAATAGTAAAGATTTTAAAGATTCAGGTGCAATTATGGTAGGAGCGGGCTCTTCATCTTTCCCTCATGAGCGTATGTGGTTTTCGAATTATGGAAGCCGTATTGATGTCTATGGTTGGGGAGAAAACGTAGATACAACTACAGCTGAGCAAAGTCGAAGTGCTATAAATCTTTATACACCTAGCTTTAGTGGCACGTCGAGTGCTTCGCCTATTATTGCCGGAGCAGCGACTTTAGTACAAAGCATTGCGAAAGAAAATTTAGGACAACCATATAGACCGAGTGAACTAAGAGCGATATTAAGCAACCAGAACACAGGAACAAAATCTAAAGATCCATATGCAGATAAAATTGGTGTTTTACCAGATTTGAAGTCTATACTAGTTAACTTAGGCTATGAACAAAGAAAACCAAACGGTGGGAATGAGTTACAAGTAATAGAAAATGAACCAAATAATGAGCCTAGACAGGCAAATAAAGTTAACTTTCATACACCGGTGAAAGGAACGCTACATAATAGTGATAGAGTAGATGTATTTACTTTCCAAATTGACTCGCCGGAAAATATTAATATATCTCTACTAAATGAACAAAATATCGGAATGACATGGGTACTTCATCATGAATCAGATTTAAATAACTATGTAGCATATGGTGAAAATGAAGGGAATGTAGTGAAAGGAACTTATAATGCAAAGCCAGGTAAATATTATTTATACGTCTATAAATATGAGAATAAAGATGGTTCATATATATTGAACATAAAATAA
- a CDS encoding cell wall hydrolase gives MKLLKIKHIIPLSAAAITFVCSQSTAEASTIHTVKKNDTLWGISKQYGVSIQSIKQANNKGNDQTFIGEQLHIPGSVNSNEITVRQNAKPANISGQIIYQVQPGDSLEMIAKRYNVTVQSIKQINNTVGNKLYTGQHLKIYSSISQKEKDLMARLVTAEAGGESYKGKVAVAKVILNRVNAKGFPNTITGVIYEPIKYGYAFTPVTDGRINQPASAEAKMAVEEAISTNGIHSDWLYFYNPKTSTDKWITTRQTVAVIGNHAFAK, from the coding sequence ATGAAATTATTAAAAATAAAACATATAATCCCTTTATCTGCAGCTGCAATTACATTTGTATGTAGTCAAAGTACAGCTGAGGCTTCTACCATTCATACAGTAAAAAAGAATGATACACTTTGGGGCATTAGTAAACAATACGGCGTTTCAATACAATCCATTAAACAGGCTAATAATAAAGGAAACGATCAAACTTTTATTGGTGAACAGTTACATATTCCAGGGTCCGTCAACTCAAATGAAATCACTGTTCGCCAAAACGCCAAGCCTGCGAACATTTCTGGACAAATTATTTATCAAGTACAACCGGGCGATTCATTAGAAATGATAGCAAAGCGTTACAATGTCACTGTCCAATCTATAAAACAAATTAACAATACAGTCGGAAACAAGCTTTATACAGGACAACATTTAAAAATCTACTCAAGCATTTCACAAAAAGAAAAAGACTTAATGGCACGCTTAGTTACCGCTGAAGCAGGTGGCGAATCGTATAAAGGAAAAGTAGCAGTAGCGAAAGTTATACTAAACCGTGTAAACGCAAAAGGTTTTCCAAATACAATAACAGGCGTTATTTATGAACCTATTAAATACGGATATGCATTTACTCCTGTTACAGATGGAAGAATTAATCAGCCTGCAAGCGCAGAAGCAAAAATGGCTGTAGAAGAGGCTATCTCCACAAATGGGATACATTCTGATTGGCTTTATTTCTATAATCCGAAAACATCAACAGACAAATGGATTACGACACGTCAAACAGTAGCGGTAATTGGTAACCATGCGTTTGCTAAATAA
- a CDS encoding NAD(P)/FAD-dependent oxidoreductase, translating into MYDVTIIGAGVSSIFMAYSLAKSNKKVLILDKGKALEDRHCPLDEGKVCNCTTCDKYFGFGGLGKSEGKFNYTNGFGGELEQKVGKEGFIQLMAEVDEILCHFGGSSVSKYSTENSSLTKRAEACGLQMLTTEVRHLGTTLSSNIFQQLYEFLLTKINIQFHIDVQHILKQKDHFTIETNQGTVRSKQIVFATGRSGADWLKEMCTSLNISQEQTRVDLGIRVEMKEHQLRSILKDTFETKLSYQGEHFTATTYCMNPKGRIIRKYEEGLVMPDGQNFREQGTGTSNLNFTLFIPRYFPALKEANLYASSIIKSINQGRDRIVIQRLEDLLKKQPTVENSMKHNRIQPTLQGEYGDFHTEIPQLYIEGLKEFLLRLEQFIQEPIDQDTLLYGIDGKFYAPTIKINNHFETSIHGLFLVGDCSGVTHSLSQAAASGLYVGKYLSDI; encoded by the coding sequence ATGTATGATGTTACAATTATCGGCGCTGGAGTAAGTAGCATTTTTATGGCTTATTCACTAGCTAAAAGTAACAAAAAAGTTTTAATTCTTGATAAAGGTAAAGCGCTAGAAGATCGCCATTGTCCTTTAGACGAAGGAAAAGTGTGTAATTGTACTACATGTGATAAATATTTTGGGTTTGGTGGTTTAGGAAAATCTGAAGGGAAATTTAATTATACAAACGGATTTGGCGGAGAACTTGAGCAAAAAGTCGGTAAAGAGGGCTTTATCCAACTCATGGCTGAAGTAGATGAAATTCTATGTCATTTCGGAGGAAGTTCGGTTTCAAAATATTCTACTGAAAATTCAAGTCTCACTAAGAGAGCTGAAGCGTGTGGTTTACAAATGCTAACAACAGAAGTAAGACACCTTGGTACTACACTTTCCAGTAACATTTTTCAGCAGCTCTATGAATTTTTACTTACGAAAATAAATATTCAATTTCATATAGATGTACAACATATTCTGAAACAGAAAGATCATTTTACAATAGAGACAAATCAAGGAACAGTTCGATCTAAGCAAATAGTATTTGCAACTGGACGCTCTGGGGCGGATTGGTTAAAAGAGATGTGCACTTCATTAAATATTTCCCAGGAACAAACTCGTGTAGATTTAGGTATTAGAGTAGAAATGAAAGAACATCAATTACGTTCTATATTAAAAGATACTTTTGAAACAAAACTTTCTTATCAAGGTGAGCATTTCACAGCAACTACTTACTGTATGAATCCAAAAGGACGCATCATTCGAAAGTACGAAGAAGGTTTAGTTATGCCTGACGGTCAAAATTTTCGAGAGCAAGGAACTGGCACTTCTAATTTAAATTTCACTTTATTTATTCCTCGCTATTTTCCAGCTCTCAAAGAAGCAAATCTGTATGCAAGTTCAATTATTAAAAGCATTAACCAAGGACGAGACCGGATTGTTATACAGCGCTTAGAGGACTTACTAAAGAAGCAACCTACGGTGGAAAACAGCATGAAACATAATCGTATACAGCCTACACTGCAAGGAGAGTATGGAGATTTTCATACAGAAATTCCGCAATTATATATTGAAGGACTCAAAGAATTTTTATTACGCTTAGAACAATTTATACAAGAACCTATTGATCAAGATACTTTACTATATGGAATTGATGGAAAGTTCTATGCTCCTACGATAAAAATTAATAATCATTTTGAAACTAGTATACATGGGCTATTTTTAGTTGGGGATTGTTCAGGCGTCACTCATTCATTATCTCAAGCGGCTGCAAGTGGGTTGTATGTTGGAAAATATTTATCTGACATCTAA
- a CDS encoding dynamin family protein, giving the protein MRIEKQLIKKMYYETFLMENITKSPLDVLGEAYVNEEKNEISDGSYIRFAQGEFYYRHQDFEAAIFKWEKVSNELAPWAQKNIADAYFELNQLAVAENVYTSITTDNKILMTEIRLQLLSLYIEQNNFDSAFAVIKEAVSLNPDYPNVTKIARSFYEEQQDFDSAVELAVNELIRIESYPWFEVLKGYIDKGFTKHISPDYFYDALVTLNNVDQVQFTQMVSSLWNSYRNEQNYLLWLNTINEFFLHIEIHSSDIWNKISSLYEETYFALIQGQYMLRQLHDIIPNLLTNWLKVVNPSYAAFPSAAVLAWDEIFPSKIDSANVKNAENLLSYSINHVNGLEYSLHLFESITDWAQKHNIEIGQRFKWLVDELADLSTNRILVTGTSGNGKTTFINSIVGENIVEKSISNVVVLKNDAHTEINAITDAAITTTEDISDYHNMMSQHHQTYRDRACAEFKLPCRFLSENKLTFVVTPGFNRNNDTRDEVFEYLNSVDELLFVLNADSPFTDKERDILLSIQEHTPNLQVHFLLNKIDNIYSEAEVKRVLHDTAARIKTYFPHARILPYSSLYTSNQQLNELTEFIHFNFNHKNIDAERTEKLLFFIRKTITYLLDKRVEKENNLVDAINRNEDMLVKLNGSINNLTAFEKEKIHFITQSYRTMKTEITNDLTENIPKILQSCSDLISEESDFGHMDTELNKAMNERVHKYLEQTVLPHLALSMQNWIATSHNELLQSQSYLEELSEGLNSLFGENRIQLACDFKVLDDWRRDTDRMTTSIQRDEVNILRRFTPAQFLLKSAGKLFGVLPKNKGMLYNKYKQYVENEDYTEVTASIMKKFFLQFELFENTQERDIQIFFRNPFNSLKQAVENTHLEIQEKQEMLHKMKSNPEVYHDSIMLFELRLRQCEVILHIGDDHTYTDVTLETSGE; this is encoded by the coding sequence ATGAGAATAGAAAAACAATTAATAAAAAAGATGTATTATGAAACATTTTTAATGGAGAATATAACAAAATCACCTCTTGACGTACTTGGAGAAGCTTATGTAAACGAAGAAAAAAATGAGATTTCTGATGGGTCTTATATTCGTTTTGCGCAAGGTGAATTTTATTATCGCCATCAAGATTTTGAAGCAGCTATTTTTAAATGGGAGAAGGTTAGTAATGAATTAGCACCATGGGCACAAAAAAATATTGCGGATGCTTATTTCGAACTGAATCAATTAGCAGTTGCTGAAAATGTTTATACTTCCATCACTACTGATAATAAAATATTAATGACCGAAATTAGACTACAATTACTTTCTCTTTACATAGAGCAAAATAATTTTGACTCCGCTTTCGCTGTTATTAAAGAAGCGGTTTCTTTAAATCCCGATTATCCGAATGTCACAAAAATTGCCCGTTCCTTTTATGAGGAACAACAAGATTTTGATAGTGCAGTAGAGCTTGCTGTGAATGAGTTAATTCGAATAGAATCTTATCCGTGGTTTGAGGTGTTAAAAGGATATATCGATAAAGGATTTACTAAACATATTTCACCAGATTATTTTTATGATGCATTAGTTACATTAAATAATGTAGATCAAGTACAATTTACGCAAATGGTTTCATCACTTTGGAACAGTTATAGAAATGAACAAAATTACTTATTATGGCTTAACACAATAAATGAATTTTTCTTACATATTGAAATACATTCGTCCGATATATGGAACAAAATTTCTTCTCTTTACGAAGAAACGTACTTTGCATTAATTCAAGGGCAATATATGCTTAGACAATTACACGATATTATTCCAAATCTGTTAACAAATTGGTTAAAGGTAGTCAATCCGTCTTATGCTGCATTTCCATCAGCAGCTGTATTGGCGTGGGATGAGATTTTTCCTTCCAAAATAGATTCAGCAAATGTAAAAAATGCGGAAAACTTACTGTCATATTCTATTAATCATGTGAATGGTTTAGAGTACAGTTTACATCTTTTTGAATCTATTACAGATTGGGCACAAAAGCATAATATAGAAATAGGTCAACGATTTAAATGGTTAGTTGACGAACTTGCAGATTTAAGCACAAATCGTATTTTAGTAACAGGAACTTCAGGGAACGGAAAAACTACATTTATCAACTCTATAGTAGGAGAAAATATAGTAGAAAAATCAATTTCAAATGTAGTAGTTTTAAAAAATGATGCTCATACAGAAATTAACGCCATAACAGATGCTGCAATTACAACAACGGAAGATATCTCTGATTACCATAATATGATGTCTCAGCATCATCAAACATATAGAGATAGAGCATGTGCTGAATTTAAATTACCATGCAGATTTTTAAGTGAAAATAAACTTACATTTGTAGTTACACCTGGCTTTAATAGGAATAATGACACTAGGGATGAGGTATTTGAATATCTAAATTCTGTGGATGAATTATTGTTTGTATTAAATGCGGATTCACCTTTTACTGATAAAGAGCGTGATATTCTATTAAGCATTCAAGAACATACACCAAATTTACAAGTGCATTTCTTATTAAATAAAATCGATAACATTTATAGTGAAGCAGAAGTGAAAAGAGTATTACATGATACGGCAGCGAGAATAAAAACATATTTCCCGCATGCGAGGATTTTACCTTACTCTTCGTTATATACAAGTAATCAACAATTGAATGAATTAACAGAGTTTATTCATTTTAACTTTAATCATAAAAATATCGATGCAGAACGTACTGAAAAGCTATTGTTTTTCATTCGAAAAACAATTACATATCTTTTGGATAAACGAGTTGAGAAAGAAAATAATCTAGTGGATGCTATTAATAGGAATGAAGATATGTTAGTGAAACTAAACGGTAGCATAAATAACCTTACTGCTTTTGAGAAGGAAAAAATTCATTTCATTACACAGTCGTATCGTACAATGAAAACAGAAATTACGAATGATCTTACTGAAAATATTCCGAAGATATTACAGAGTTGTTCTGATTTAATAAGTGAAGAAAGCGATTTCGGTCACATGGATACGGAACTAAATAAAGCAATGAATGAGAGAGTGCATAAATATTTAGAACAAACGGTATTACCTCATCTTGCTCTTTCTATGCAAAATTGGATTGCAACTTCTCATAATGAGCTCCTTCAAAGTCAATCATACCTAGAAGAACTTAGTGAAGGACTTAATTCTTTATTTGGAGAAAATCGAATACAGTTAGCATGTGACTTTAAAGTGCTTGATGACTGGCGCAGAGATACGGACAGAATGACGACTAGCATACAAAGGGATGAAGTAAATATTTTACGTCGATTTACGCCAGCACAATTTTTACTGAAAAGTGCCGGTAAATTATTTGGAGTTCTTCCGAAAAACAAAGGTATGCTATATAACAAATACAAACAGTATGTAGAAAATGAAGATTATACTGAAGTAACAGCTTCTATTATGAAGAAATTTTTCTTGCAATTTGAGCTGTTTGAAAACACACAAGAGCGGGATATTCAAATATTCTTTAGGAATCCATTTAACTCCTTGAAACAAGCTGTAGAAAACACTCATTTAGAAATACAAGAAAAACAAGAGATGTTACATAAAATGAAATCAAATCCTGAAGTCTACCATGATTCTATTATGCTCTTTGAATTGAGACTACGTCAATGTGAAGTGATTTTACATATAGGTGATGATCATACTTATACAGATGTAACTTTAGAAACAAGTGGAGAATAA